From the Nonlabens marinus S1-08 genome, one window contains:
- the arsM gene encoding arsenosugar biosynthesis arsenite methyltransferase ArsM: MSYLNATEELYRDAALVPDVGLCCTTNPVWELPGLKIPRIMQEMNYGCGSTVHARDLSNSPRVLYVGVGGGMELLQFAYFSRQKGGVIGIDVVPEMLEASRKNFKIAEVENDWFKSEFVELHKGDALNLSAVADNSIDVAAQNCLFNIFKEEDLKKAIEEMYRVLKPHGRLVMSDPTCEQEMNDELRNDDRLRALCLSGSLPIAQYVKALTDVGFGTIEIRARKPYRILDTKNYPTDELIYIESIEVAAIKDPMPEDGPCIFTGKAAIYFGSERQFDDGKGHVLVNNQPLAICDKTAAALKDLGRDDIYFSESTYHYDGGGCC; this comes from the coding sequence ATGAGTTATTTAAATGCCACCGAAGAATTATACAGAGACGCTGCACTTGTCCCTGATGTAGGGCTGTGCTGCACTACAAATCCAGTATGGGAATTACCTGGCTTGAAAATTCCTAGAATCATGCAAGAAATGAATTATGGTTGCGGTTCAACCGTTCATGCACGAGATTTGAGCAACAGTCCTAGGGTATTGTATGTAGGAGTAGGTGGTGGAATGGAATTGTTGCAGTTTGCCTATTTTTCTCGTCAAAAAGGGGGCGTTATAGGTATTGACGTGGTTCCTGAAATGCTTGAAGCTTCCCGCAAAAACTTCAAAATCGCTGAGGTAGAAAACGACTGGTTTAAAAGTGAGTTTGTAGAACTACATAAAGGCGATGCGCTAAATTTAAGCGCTGTTGCAGACAATTCCATAGACGTTGCGGCACAAAACTGCCTGTTTAATATCTTTAAGGAGGAAGACCTTAAAAAAGCGATTGAAGAAATGTATCGTGTACTGAAGCCTCACGGTAGATTAGTCATGAGTGATCCTACTTGCGAGCAGGAAATGAATGATGAATTGCGTAACGATGATAGATTAAGAGCGTTGTGCTTGAGCGGCTCATTGCCTATTGCTCAATATGTTAAGGCGTTGACAGACGTAGGTTTTGGAACGATTGAGATACGTGCCCGCAAGCCGTACCGTATTCTGGATACAAAAAATTACCCGACTGACGAGTTGATCTACATTGAGTCTATTGAAGTAGCTGCTATTAAGGATCCTATGCCAGAAGATGGGCCTTGCATCTTTACGGGTAAGGCTGCTATTTATTTTGGAAGCGAGCGCCAGTTTGATGACGGGAAAGGTCACGTGTTAGTAAATAACCAGCCGTTAGCTATTTGTGATAAAACAGCCGCAGCGCTTAAGGATTTGGGTCGTGACGATATTTATTTTAGTGAATCTACCTACCACTATGACGGTGGTGGATGTTGCTAG
- a CDS encoding alpha-amylase family glycosyl hydrolase, whose translation MKKYIWSLFLVSFLFACKDEAKVEEKQEESVVEYTPITDEDLETAVIYEANIRQYSEAGTFNEFTKDIPELKELGVKVIWLMPIFPISEKNRKAKGDLMVEDIEDMEERKKYLGSYYAVADYTGINPDLGTEEDLDALIKTAHDNGMFVILDWVANHTGWDNKWVTEHPEWYTQNEAGEIIHPAGTDWTDTADLNYDNQEMRDAMTASMKYWVEKHNIDGFRCDVAHEVPTDFWNANNAELETIKPLFMLAESEKKDLFDEAFDIGYNWEGHHIMNELAQGKADVNKWDAYMKKIDTTYPADHILMNFITNHDENSWNGTVQERMGKASDAMLVFQYVIPGMPLVYSGQEYGMDKRLKFFEKDSIPKTKGRVWEQMKQLGTLKNSNSALHGGKDAAAYKRLITNDDASIYAIERSKNGQRVIFVSNLSNEPIKAKVSGLNGEYRDLMSGATVKFQEGMASDMSAYAYLLLEPIN comes from the coding sequence ATGAAAAAATACATCTGGTCCTTATTTCTCGTAAGCTTTCTATTTGCCTGTAAAGACGAAGCGAAGGTTGAGGAAAAACAAGAAGAATCCGTAGTAGAATACACACCTATTACCGATGAAGATCTGGAAACGGCAGTAATTTATGAAGCTAACATACGTCAGTATTCTGAGGCGGGTACTTTTAATGAATTTACTAAAGATATTCCTGAGTTGAAGGAATTAGGCGTGAAGGTCATATGGTTGATGCCCATTTTCCCTATTTCAGAAAAGAATAGAAAGGCAAAGGGTGACTTAATGGTAGAAGACATTGAGGATATGGAGGAACGAAAAAAGTATTTAGGAAGTTACTATGCAGTAGCAGATTATACCGGGATCAATCCTGATTTAGGAACTGAAGAAGATCTGGATGCACTCATCAAGACAGCGCACGACAATGGCATGTTTGTTATTCTAGATTGGGTTGCAAACCATACCGGCTGGGATAACAAATGGGTTACAGAACATCCAGAATGGTACACTCAAAATGAAGCTGGAGAAATTATCCATCCCGCAGGAACGGACTGGACAGATACCGCAGATCTCAATTATGATAATCAAGAAATGCGTGATGCGATGACTGCTTCCATGAAATACTGGGTAGAGAAACATAATATAGACGGCTTTAGATGCGATGTGGCACATGAAGTTCCAACTGATTTTTGGAATGCGAATAATGCAGAGTTGGAAACTATCAAACCTCTATTCATGCTCGCTGAAAGTGAGAAGAAAGATCTTTTTGATGAAGCTTTTGATATCGGTTATAATTGGGAAGGTCATCACATTATGAACGAATTGGCTCAGGGCAAAGCAGACGTAAATAAATGGGATGCTTACATGAAAAAAATAGACACCACCTATCCTGCAGATCATATCTTAATGAACTTTATTACCAACCATGATGAGAACTCATGGAATGGTACGGTACAGGAGCGCATGGGTAAAGCAAGTGACGCTATGCTTGTATTTCAATATGTAATACCTGGAATGCCATTAGTATATTCTGGACAAGAGTATGGGATGGACAAGCGATTGAAATTCTTTGAAAAAGACAGTATTCCTAAGACTAAAGGAAGAGTGTGGGAGCAAATGAAGCAATTAGGAACATTGAAAAATAGCAATTCTGCATTACATGGTGGGAAAGACGCTGCTGCTTACAAACGCCTTATAACAAATGATGATGCATCTATTTATGCAATTGAACGATCAAAAAATGGTCAACGGGTGATCTTTGTGTCTAATCTATCTAATGAACCCATTAAAGCAAAAGTTTCTGGCCTTAATGGAGAGTACCGCGACTTGATGTCAGGAGCAACGGTCAAATTTCAAGAAGGAATGGCCAGCGACATGTCGGCTTATGCCTACTTATTACTAGAGCCTATAAATTAA
- a CDS encoding arsenosugar biosynthesis-associated peroxidase-like protein encodes MDKTYYDPKDLRKFGKITEWSEELGTKFFDYYGSVFEEGALTAREKSLIALAVSHAVQCPYCIDAYTSDTLKRGVTKEQMMEAIHVAGAIKGGATLVHGVQMMNKVNKLEM; translated from the coding sequence ATGGACAAGACCTATTATGATCCTAAAGACCTTAGGAAATTTGGCAAAATAACAGAATGGAGTGAAGAGCTAGGAACTAAATTCTTCGATTACTACGGTAGTGTGTTTGAAGAAGGTGCGCTAACAGCAAGGGAAAAATCCTTGATTGCACTTGCCGTCTCCCATGCCGTGCAATGTCCTTATTGTATCGATGCATATACAAGCGATACTCTCAAACGCGGCGTGACTAAAGAACAGATGATGGAAGCTATTCATGTTGCAGGAGCTATTAAAGGTGGTGCCACTCTGGTTCATGGTGTTCAAATGATGAATAAGGTCAACAAACTAGAGATGTAG
- a CDS encoding SusD/RagB family nutrient-binding outer membrane lipoprotein, which translates to MKHITKHYILLLAFMGVAMISCTDDFEELNTNPNAPVNVQPSLLLRKVIYDYGEQMSYEGFVAGGLLSQHLTALDFNLFDRHALKSPQLGGDPWPIFYRNLRDNEIIINQSQSTPAFAVYEGPALIFKAYMTAGLTDIFGDVPYTEAFKGLSGTVQPKYDLQENIYLQPGGILDNLDQGIAAIQNYSGTIRLEGDVLFNGDLQAWVRFANSLKIKALMRISAKENVNAQLQALYNGQNYISSNAQNAVFNFTDGEPNNFRMARLRAGDFNNFVMSETMEEVLEGLNDDRINVLFRPRANNSNRDNYEGLINGIDASSTSVSLADYSLAGRIFRENTGMLDANYMTAWETNFLLAEAAQKGLITAPAQQLYETGVAQAYEYWNTELPVSYLSMTGAYAANGNDPLQQIITQKWIANMINGYEGWIEYRRTGFPVFKQVSASLNNGLIPVRMPYPAEEAALNADNYKIAADATNDNSINVAVWWDE; encoded by the coding sequence ATGAAACATATAACTAAACATTACATCCTGCTACTTGCCTTTATGGGTGTAGCGATGATTTCCTGTACAGACGATTTTGAGGAACTGAACACGAATCCTAATGCGCCAGTAAACGTGCAACCTAGCTTGCTTTTGCGCAAAGTGATTTATGACTATGGCGAGCAAATGTCCTATGAAGGTTTTGTGGCTGGAGGATTGTTGAGTCAGCATTTGACAGCACTGGATTTCAACCTTTTTGACCGTCATGCGCTCAAAAGCCCGCAGCTGGGTGGTGATCCATGGCCTATATTTTATAGGAACTTGAGAGATAATGAAATCATCATCAATCAATCTCAAAGCACACCAGCCTTTGCGGTCTATGAAGGTCCAGCATTGATCTTTAAAGCATACATGACTGCAGGCTTAACAGATATATTTGGAGACGTTCCTTATACAGAAGCTTTCAAGGGATTAAGTGGAACTGTGCAACCTAAGTATGATTTGCAAGAAAATATTTACTTACAGCCTGGTGGGATTTTGGATAACCTAGACCAAGGAATTGCAGCGATACAGAATTACAGCGGTACCATACGTTTAGAAGGTGATGTGCTTTTCAATGGCGATTTACAAGCTTGGGTACGATTTGCAAATAGTTTAAAGATAAAAGCGCTGATGCGCATATCGGCTAAAGAGAATGTAAACGCCCAATTACAAGCTTTATACAACGGACAAAACTACATCAGTTCTAATGCGCAAAATGCGGTATTCAATTTTACAGATGGTGAGCCTAACAACTTCCGTATGGCGCGATTGAGAGCTGGTGACTTTAACAATTTTGTGATGAGCGAGACGATGGAAGAAGTGCTAGAAGGACTGAACGATGATCGCATCAATGTACTCTTTAGACCAAGAGCTAATAATAGCAATAGGGATAACTATGAAGGCTTGATCAATGGGATCGACGCATCTTCCACATCTGTAAGTCTTGCAGATTATTCACTAGCGGGACGAATTTTTAGAGAAAATACGGGAATGCTGGATGCGAATTATATGACGGCGTGGGAAACCAATTTCTTACTTGCTGAAGCTGCCCAGAAAGGCTTGATAACGGCACCAGCACAGCAGTTGTATGAAACGGGAGTTGCACAGGCTTACGAATATTGGAATACAGAATTACCTGTAAGTTACCTCTCCATGACTGGTGCATATGCAGCAAATGGAAATGATCCCCTACAACAAATCATTACACAAAAGTGGATTGCAAATATGATCAACGGCTATGAAGGCTGGATTGAATATAGAAGAACAGGATTTCCAGTCTTTAAACAAGTATCGGCCAGTTTGAACAACGGATTGATTCCCGTAAGAATGCCTTATCCAGCAGAAGAAGCTGCCTTGAATGCAGATAATTATAAAATAGCGGCAGATGCAACTAATGATAACAGTATCAACGTAGCGGTTTGGTGGGATGAGTGA
- the arsS gene encoding arsenosugar biosynthesis radical SAM (seleno)protein ArsS (Some members of this family are selenoproteins.), translating into MSVAVNTKKSLHKRDADLANINKQMEVLNGEPFSNGELPSFAKKIKETNQFPLRPKKLEILQVNVGYMCNQVCAHCHVDAGPDRKEIMTRDTMQQILDVIKTTEAHTLDLTGGAPEMNPDFRWFVEEAAKAGIQDFIVRSNLTIIRANKKYYDLPDFFKKHNIHVVSSMPHWTKGKTDKQRGDGVFDKSIKALQELNERGYGMPDSSLRLDLVYNPSGAYLPGDQASMEKEMKSRLMEDFGIQFHNLFAITNLPIARFLDYLVASENYEDYMYALVEAYNPAAVANVMCTNTISISWDGWLYDCDFNQMLDLKVDNKIQHVKDYNEDLLNDRKIQISQHCYGCTAGAGSSCQGVVAN; encoded by the coding sequence ATGAGTGTAGCAGTAAATACTAAAAAGTCCCTTCACAAACGCGATGCAGACCTGGCAAACATCAATAAGCAAATGGAAGTCCTTAATGGAGAACCCTTTTCTAATGGTGAATTACCGTCGTTCGCAAAGAAGATAAAAGAAACCAATCAATTCCCGCTCAGGCCTAAGAAGCTTGAGATACTTCAAGTAAATGTGGGATATATGTGTAATCAGGTTTGTGCTCACTGTCACGTGGATGCAGGACCCGATCGCAAGGAAATAATGACGCGAGATACCATGCAGCAGATTCTCGATGTGATCAAAACTACTGAGGCTCACACGCTGGACCTTACAGGTGGTGCACCAGAGATGAATCCAGACTTTAGATGGTTTGTGGAGGAAGCAGCAAAAGCTGGAATCCAAGACTTTATAGTTCGATCCAATTTGACAATAATTCGAGCTAACAAAAAATATTACGACCTACCAGACTTTTTCAAAAAACACAATATTCATGTAGTTTCCTCTATGCCACACTGGACTAAAGGAAAGACCGACAAGCAACGTGGTGACGGTGTGTTTGATAAATCAATCAAGGCATTACAAGAATTGAATGAACGCGGCTATGGTATGCCAGATAGCAGCTTAAGATTAGACCTAGTCTACAATCCTAGCGGTGCTTATTTACCGGGCGATCAAGCCAGTATGGAGAAGGAAATGAAGTCTCGATTAATGGAAGATTTTGGGATTCAATTCCACAATCTGTTTGCGATTACTAATTTACCTATCGCGCGCTTCCTAGATTACCTAGTGGCGAGCGAGAATTATGAGGACTACATGTATGCGCTTGTAGAAGCCTACAATCCAGCCGCTGTTGCAAACGTCATGTGTACAAATACCATTTCTATTTCATGGGATGGCTGGTTGTACGATTGCGATTTCAACCAGATGCTCGATTTGAAAGTGGACAACAAGATCCAGCATGTTAAAGATTATAATGAAGACTTGCTCAATGACCGCAAGATTCAGATTTCACAACATTGTTACGGCTGTACCGCTGGCGCTGGAAGCAGTTGTCAGGGAGTTGTTGCAAACTAA
- a CDS encoding SusC/RagA family TonB-linked outer membrane protein, translating to MKRITLFMLLLCGFTGWAQLTITGTVSDATGTPISFANVAERGIQNGTTTAVDGTYSITVAENAVLTFSFVGYQTATVQVNGQSTVNVTLQEGDALDEVVITALGIKRQERELGYAVQTLDAEDIQEVKSVNLVDNLQGKIAGVTVTPGATGVGSSSKITIRGEASFSNNNPLFIVDGTPVNNNSVFNFTNEAAAGFQEVDFGNGAGEINQDDIASVSVLKGPAAAALYGTRAANGAIIIETKSGGKRPGLGISYNTSFFMDSAFKLPEFQNEFGQGNSGQFEYVNGLGGGINDNISYSWGPRLDQGTLIPQFDSPVTLPDGTVVRGGDTSLYSGLPITPTPFVSHPDNLKNFYETGYTAINNIAVSNGFEKGDYRLSFTDLRSESIIPGVNLDRQTVAAKLNFRPSDKTKINASINYVNSESDNRPSNGYGSENVNYSLVAWGPRSLNIDSLRDYWQPGLEGVQQYSFNYTFFDNPYFILKENRNSFGRDRLFGNISISRELTPELTATVRSGMDYSNEKRRFLRNYSSNRFRNGAYAEHDVLYREVNTDFLLNYKKQFGDISFDASAGGNRLNQYAQTTQVQTTSLAQPGIFSLNNAASPIETFGFTSEKRINSLYAFAKAGYKNFLYLDITARNDWSSALATPFSAENTSFFYPSASTSFILSNVVELPRVIDFAKIRASYAEVGNDTDPYQTQGTFLSQTPVNSQPTFTNQDFIPNANLKPETTSSIELGFDLRLLKQRLNVDFTYYNAVTDDQILSLPIAVSSGFSQQVVNGGSVRNQGVEIILNAIPVQTPEFQWSSTVNFASSRAIVESLPQEDGRLTLGFSRVYNNSDQTVFHQVEEGGRVGDLYGTGYTRNENGDFVLTPEGRFIADPTLKKLGNYNADFTVGLTNSFQYKNFDASFLLDWRQGGILVSRTLALGAVAGQLEETSFRPEAGIVANGVVNTGTAQNPIYVQNTTAVTAESYYRQFYDRNHEENNVYDASYLKLRQFSIGYNFVLKEGAFGIFGDVADLRLSLIGRNLFAFSEIPHFDPEQLAVQGQGFVNGVEDMSYASTRSIGIKAGINF from the coding sequence ATGAAGAGAATTACTCTATTCATGCTTCTCCTGTGTGGTTTTACAGGATGGGCACAACTAACAATTACGGGAACGGTAAGCGACGCTACCGGCACTCCCATTTCTTTTGCAAACGTTGCAGAACGCGGTATTCAAAACGGAACCACAACAGCTGTGGATGGTACCTATTCCATAACCGTTGCTGAAAATGCCGTATTGACATTTTCATTTGTAGGGTATCAAACTGCTACAGTTCAAGTAAATGGACAATCAACGGTCAATGTTACACTTCAAGAAGGTGATGCGCTGGATGAGGTGGTGATTACCGCTTTAGGGATCAAACGTCAAGAACGCGAGTTAGGTTATGCAGTTCAAACACTAGATGCTGAAGATATTCAGGAAGTAAAATCAGTGAACCTAGTCGATAACCTCCAAGGTAAAATAGCTGGGGTCACGGTGACGCCTGGTGCTACCGGTGTGGGTTCTTCCTCTAAAATTACCATACGTGGTGAGGCGAGCTTCTCAAATAACAATCCGCTGTTTATTGTGGATGGAACGCCAGTCAACAACAATTCGGTTTTCAATTTCACAAATGAGGCGGCGGCAGGTTTTCAAGAGGTAGATTTTGGCAACGGTGCAGGTGAAATTAATCAAGATGATATTGCCAGCGTTTCCGTCCTTAAAGGTCCAGCTGCTGCGGCACTTTACGGAACTCGTGCAGCAAATGGTGCGATTATTATTGAGACAAAAAGTGGAGGTAAAAGGCCTGGACTAGGTATTTCTTACAACACCAGTTTCTTTATGGACAGTGCTTTCAAACTTCCTGAATTCCAAAATGAATTCGGTCAAGGGAACAGCGGCCAGTTTGAATATGTCAACGGTCTAGGCGGTGGAATTAACGATAATATTTCCTACTCGTGGGGTCCACGATTAGATCAAGGAACGTTGATTCCGCAATTTGATAGTCCAGTAACTTTGCCTGATGGAACTGTTGTACGCGGTGGTGATACATCTCTATACAGCGGTCTTCCCATAACGCCAACTCCTTTTGTGAGCCACCCAGACAATTTGAAAAACTTTTATGAAACGGGTTATACCGCCATCAATAATATAGCCGTAAGCAATGGTTTTGAAAAAGGTGATTACAGATTGAGTTTTACAGACCTGCGCAGTGAGAGCATTATTCCAGGCGTGAATCTTGATCGACAAACCGTTGCCGCAAAGCTAAACTTTAGACCTAGCGACAAGACTAAAATCAACGCTAGTATCAATTATGTCAATAGTGAATCTGATAACAGACCATCAAACGGTTACGGTAGTGAGAATGTAAATTATTCGCTTGTAGCCTGGGGACCTCGCTCTTTAAATATCGATAGTTTACGCGACTACTGGCAACCGGGATTAGAAGGTGTGCAGCAGTACTCATTTAACTATACCTTCTTTGACAATCCTTACTTTATATTAAAGGAAAACCGCAATAGCTTTGGTCGGGATCGTTTATTTGGAAACATTTCGATTTCTAGAGAATTAACTCCAGAACTTACGGCAACCGTGCGGTCAGGAATGGATTACAGCAATGAAAAGCGCCGCTTTTTACGTAATTATTCTTCGAATAGATTCCGCAATGGTGCTTATGCAGAGCATGATGTGTTGTACCGTGAGGTGAATACAGACTTCTTGTTGAATTATAAAAAACAATTTGGTGACATCAGTTTTGATGCTAGCGCGGGAGGGAATCGATTGAATCAATATGCACAAACTACGCAAGTGCAAACCACGAGCCTTGCACAGCCTGGAATCTTTTCCTTGAACAATGCAGCGAGTCCTATTGAGACCTTCGGTTTTACATCAGAAAAGCGGATTAATAGCTTGTACGCTTTCGCGAAAGCGGGCTACAAAAACTTCCTGTACCTGGACATTACCGCTCGTAACGACTGGTCCAGTGCACTGGCAACACCTTTCAGCGCAGAGAACACGTCATTTTTCTACCCATCAGCATCCACCAGCTTTATTTTGAGTAATGTGGTAGAACTGCCCAGAGTGATTGACTTTGCCAAAATTAGAGCCAGTTATGCTGAGGTAGGAAACGATACAGACCCTTACCAGACGCAAGGAACTTTCCTGTCCCAAACTCCAGTGAATTCTCAGCCTACTTTTACCAATCAGGATTTTATACCGAATGCCAACTTAAAGCCAGAAACTACCTCGAGCATTGAGTTAGGTTTTGACCTGCGGTTGTTGAAGCAGCGATTGAATGTTGACTTTACGTATTATAACGCGGTAACAGACGATCAGATATTATCCTTGCCTATTGCGGTATCATCAGGATTTAGCCAGCAAGTAGTCAACGGTGGATCTGTAAGAAACCAGGGTGTGGAAATTATCCTTAATGCTATTCCAGTACAAACCCCAGAATTTCAATGGAGTTCTACTGTAAACTTTGCCAGCAGCAGGGCTATTGTAGAAAGCTTACCACAAGAAGACGGTCGCTTGACGTTGGGTTTTTCCAGAGTTTATAATAATTCTGACCAGACCGTTTTCCACCAGGTGGAAGAAGGTGGTCGTGTAGGAGATCTCTATGGAACCGGCTACACCCGTAATGAGAATGGAGATTTTGTTTTGACGCCTGAAGGTCGTTTTATTGCAGATCCTACCCTTAAAAAACTAGGAAATTACAATGCAGATTTTACGGTTGGTCTGACCAATTCCTTCCAGTATAAGAACTTTGACGCATCCTTTTTACTAGACTGGAGACAAGGCGGGATTTTAGTTTCAAGAACCCTAGCCCTAGGTGCTGTCGCAGGACAATTAGAGGAAACCTCGTTTAGACCAGAAGCAGGAATCGTTGCAAATGGAGTCGTAAATACAGGAACCGCGCAGAATCCAATTTACGTTCAAAACACTACCGCAGTAACGGCAGAAAGTTATTACCGTCAGTTTTACGACCGCAATCACGAGGAAAACAATGTGTACGACGCGAGTTATTTAAAGCTGCGTCAGTTCTCGATAGGTTACAATTTCGTATTAAAAGAAGGGGCTTTTGGGATCTTCGGTGATGTAGCAGACTTGAGACTGTCGTTGATTGGTAGAAACTTATTTGCCTTTAGTGAAATCCCGCATTTTGATCCAGAACAACTGGCCGTTCAAGGTCAAGGCTTTGTCAATGGAGTGGAGGATATGTCCTATGCCTCGACCAGAAGTATAGGGATCAAAGCAGGTATTAATTTTTAA
- a CDS encoding TIGR04282 family arsenosugar biosynthesis glycosyltransferase: MDVLNDRVLKTVEKSGLDYFHFTEDEQEGLGFGQRFSNSIQKVFEKGYDKVICIGNDTPQLTSSHLLSAVNSLNSGKAVNGPSLDGGFYLMGINSADFDAVRFESLPWQTNKLASSYFKLLEEQLLRVDLLEYLVDLDSEEDIKRLFDGTDLRSSLAQSILKTLINKRASHVYTSKQTESVSFELPLNKGSPASIAA, from the coding sequence ATGGATGTCTTGAATGATCGTGTGTTGAAAACGGTTGAAAAAAGTGGACTTGACTATTTTCATTTTACTGAGGATGAACAGGAAGGCCTTGGTTTTGGTCAGCGTTTTTCAAACAGTATTCAAAAAGTATTTGAGAAAGGCTACGATAAGGTTATCTGTATTGGTAACGATACGCCACAACTCACAAGCTCTCATTTACTTTCAGCCGTAAATTCTTTGAACTCTGGTAAGGCCGTAAATGGTCCATCGCTAGATGGCGGATTTTATTTAATGGGAATCAACTCAGCTGATTTTGATGCTGTAAGATTTGAAAGCCTGCCTTGGCAAACCAACAAATTAGCATCCAGTTATTTCAAATTGCTAGAAGAGCAGTTGCTAAGAGTGGATCTTTTGGAATATCTAGTAGACCTAGATTCTGAAGAAGACATCAAACGCCTTTTTGACGGCACGGATTTGAGGAGCAGTCTAGCTCAATCCATATTAAAGACTTTAATTAACAAACGTGCCTCACACGTTTATACATCAAAACAAACCGAATCGGTTTCTTTTGAACTTCCCTTGAATAAAGGCTCGCCAGCGTCTATCGCGGCCTAA